Proteins encoded in a region of the Drosophila sechellia strain sech25 chromosome 2L, ASM438219v1, whole genome shotgun sequence genome:
- the LOC6614700 gene encoding protein lev-9 isoform X3: MNRLLLQCLVTTILVYKVISVPTSTMSTSIQTTSEIPQQDDDDDDWEEDDDSLESDDDGRVYKNPRNSPSTECPRDEEQATLLGQKCLRKCSSDEDCKSKKKKCLCDGVCGNSCIKPDRECPELAQPSLGQVTVAGRHFGARASYACPHGYHVVGLQSRLCQADGNWAGAEPACKQNIYCLKPPQIEHARNSALPEQETFDLDSTVQYHCHTGYVTNGFPRAKCLAIDNLASWYGPDIQCEPRSCGQPPDPAYGWHAGECYTYGCKITYNCGTGYELVGKHERYCQSDGSWTPKELPTCVSDSANVTTTQASLS; the protein is encoded by the exons ATGAAtcgcctgctgctgcagtgtCTAGTGACCACCATTCTGGTCTACAAAG TGATTTCGGTGCCGACCAGCACGATGAGCACCAGCATTCAGACGACCTCGGAGATTCCGCAGcaggatgacgacgacgacgactggGAGGAGGACGACGACTCTCTGGAGTCCGACGACGATGGCCGCGTCTACAAGAATCCGCGCAACTCACCCTCCACCGAGTGTCCACGCGACGAGGAGCAGGCCACGCTGCTCGGCCAGAAGTGCTTGAGGAAGTGCTCCTCCGACGAGGATTGCAagagcaagaagaagaagtgCCTGTGCGACGGCGTCTGCGGCAACTCCTGCATTAAACCAG ATCGCGAGTGCCCGGAACTAGCCCAGCCCAGCTTGGGTCAGGTCACAGTGGCTGGACGCCACTTCGGAGCTCGCGCCTCCTATGCCTGTCCGCACGGCTACCACGTTGTGGGTCTCCAGAGCCGTCTGTGCCAGGCGGACGGAAATTGGGCCGGAGCCGAGCCAGCTTGCAAGCAGAATA TTTACTGCCTGAAGCCGCCGCAGATAGAGCATGCGCGGAACTCGGCGCTGCCGGAACAGGAAACCTTTGATCTGGACTCCACGGTGCAGTACCACTGCCACACCGGATACGTGACCAATGGATTCCCGCGGGCCAAGTGCCTGGCCATTGATAACCTGGCCAGCTGGTACGGCCCGGATATCCAATGCGAAC CTCGATCCTGTGGCCAGCCACCGGATCCGGCCTACGGATGGCACGCCGGCGAGTGCTACACGTACGGATGCAAGATCACCTACAATTGCGGAACCGGATACGAACTGGTGGGCAAGCACGAGCGCTACTGCCAGTCGGACGGATCGTGGACGCCCAAGGAGCTG